The Desulfonatronum lacustre DSM 10312 region TGCCGCAACTGTTGATTGGAAAACTCCAGTTCCTCGCTTTTTCTGGTCAACTGCCGGGTCCGTTTGCGGACCATGAATTCCAGGTTGGCGTGACGCTTGATCAGCGTGGCCACCATGTCGCTTTGCGTGATCAGACCGATCAGGAGACCGTCGGCGTCGTTGACCACAAGGTGACGCACCCCGAAATCGTTCATCGCCGCCACGGCCTCAAAAGCGTACATTTCCCCGGACACGGCATGCACCGGCTTGCTCATCACATCGCTCACCGGACTCAGAAGGGCGGACGCGTCCGACGTGGTCAACCGGCTCAAGTCCCGTTCCGTAAGAATGCCCACGGCGCGTCCGTGCTCCACCACCGGAACGCAGCTGATGCCGTGCTCCAGCATCAGATTCAGCACCGAGCGCACGGTGTCCTCTCGTGACGCGGTGACGGCATCCCTGGTCATCACGTCGCCCACGGTCTTGATTTCCGCCAGGTACTCTCGACCCAGACCGGACATCAGGTCCGTGAAGGTCTTGACTCCCGCCACGGCTTCCCGATCATCGGTGAGCACCAGGTGCCGGATGCGGTTGCCGCACATTCGAGAATAGATTTCGTAGAGATCGTCATGCTCCGAGGCGACGACCACCCTGGAACTCATCACGTCCCGGACCAGATAGCCTTCAAGGTCCAGCCCGGTATTCAGGACGATCCGCACCAGATCCCGTTCGGTGAGGATGCCCACGGCCACGCCGCCGCGCAGCACCGGCAAACAGGAAATGTTTTTCTCCCGCATCAGGGTCACGGCGGCCCGCAACGGTTGATCCGATTCAATGGAATAGACATGGGTCGGCATGATTCTCTCCGGTGGGTGCTCGGGCATGGCTACTCCAAAGCCAGCAATTGCCTGGCCAGTTCCAGTATATCGTCAGGGTCAAAGGGTTTGGTCATGTACCGGCACGCTCCCAGCTCCAGTCCCCGACGACGATCCAGATCCTGGCCCCTGGCCGTGAGCAGGACGATAGGCAGGTCGCGTAAATGCTCGTCCCGGGCCACCTGTTCGCAGACCTCGTGCCCATTCATATGGGGCATCATCACGTCCAGGAAAACCAGGTCCGGACGGTGCTCGCGAATCATCTCCACCGCCTCGCGACCATCCGAGGCGGTCAACAATTCAACGCCGTTTTCCTCGACCAGATCTTCCAGGGTCTGTTCCAGCAGCATTCGAAGGTGCGCCTCGTCGTCCACGATCAGAATTTTTTGGGGCATCGCTGTATCAAAGGTTATGGTGGCGTAACTATTCAGCACAGAGTAATGCCGTTGTCAGGGTCGGAGTCGGGATCGGTATCGGGATCGAAAACGCTGGGAAGCGTTCAAAATTTTTCCTGTTTCGATTCCGATTCCGATAGCGACCCCGACTCCGATTGCCGGAGCAAGGGCGGATACAAAATGTGCTGAGCAGATACATGGTGGCAAACATAGTAACGATCCAGCACATCCAGGGTAACGCCTCAGTCCGATGCTGGATTCATTCGATCTCGACGACTGGAAGAAGCGGGTCGCCTCCGAGCAGCCTGATTCGAGAAGCGCGTCGGCGTCCGGAAATCGAAATTGCTTTGCATAACAAAGAACGTTTGATTTCGAAAGGCCCGAAATGGCCCTCGCCGCTCCAGGACGAGCCGACGGGGCGCCCAAGCTTGATCCGAGTGTAGAAAAAATCCTTATCCGGCGGGAGAAAAAAAACGGCTCATTGAGGGGCGAGCGG contains the following coding sequences:
- a CDS encoding response regulator, with the protein product MPQKILIVDDEAHLRMLLEQTLEDLVEENGVELLTASDGREAVEMIREHRPDLVFLDVMMPHMNGHEVCEQVARDEHLRDLPIVLLTARGQDLDRRRGLELGACRYMTKPFDPDDILELARQLLALE